A genomic segment from Bacillus cereus G9842 encodes:
- the nadC gene encoding carboxylating nicotinate-nucleotide diphosphorylase, translating into MNTIKVKEALNRFFLEDIGERDVTSQLIFPDNLLSKGTFLSKDTGVFAGRLVIESGFKLIDERIEVELHKKDGDLVEKGEIIATVQGPIASLLTAERVILNVIQRMSGIATMTRKAVLALDSSHTRICDTRKTMPGLRMFDKYAVVCGGGFNHRFGLYDGVMIKDNHIAFAGSITKAVTSLKEKLGHMVKVEVETETEKQVREAVAAGADIIMFDNRTPDEIREFSKIVPSAIVTEASGGITIEDLSKYGKTGVDYISLGALTHSVKALDISFNIEG; encoded by the coding sequence ATGAACACGATAAAAGTGAAAGAAGCATTAAATCGATTTTTTTTAGAAGATATAGGAGAAAGAGATGTAACATCTCAGCTTATTTTTCCAGATAACTTGCTTTCAAAAGGAACGTTTCTTTCGAAGGATACAGGGGTCTTTGCAGGACGTTTAGTAATTGAATCGGGATTTAAATTAATAGATGAGAGAATTGAAGTAGAGCTTCATAAAAAAGATGGGGATCTTGTAGAAAAAGGCGAAATCATTGCAACTGTGCAAGGTCCAATTGCATCGTTATTAACAGCAGAGCGCGTTATATTAAATGTTATCCAGCGTATGAGCGGAATAGCGACGATGACGCGTAAAGCGGTTCTTGCTTTAGATAGCAGCCATACACGTATTTGTGATACGCGAAAAACAATGCCGGGGCTACGTATGTTTGATAAGTATGCAGTCGTGTGCGGAGGAGGATTTAATCACCGTTTCGGTTTATATGATGGTGTCATGATCAAAGACAATCATATTGCCTTTGCGGGTTCTATTACGAAAGCTGTTACATCGCTGAAAGAAAAATTAGGACATATGGTGAAAGTAGAAGTGGAAACAGAAACGGAGAAGCAAGTGAGAGAGGCTGTAGCGGCTGGTGCGGATATTATTATGTTTGATAACCGTACGCCAGATGAGATTAGAGAGTTTTCAAAGATTGTACCAAGTGCCATCGTTACGGAAGCATCAGGAGGCATTACAATTGAAGATTTATCGAAATACGGAAAAACAGGGGTAGATTATATTTCACTTGGAGCGTTAACACATTCAGTGAAAGCACTTGATATTAGTTTCAATATTGAAGGATAA
- a CDS encoding iron-hydroxamate ABC transporter substrate-binding protein — MKRKLFILFTIMLVVLSIVGCSSQKEESKAKEQPKTKVVKHAKGEATIPVNPKRIVDLSGSTEELLLLGHKPVGTANTYKDKIQNHLTDKLDGVKAVGWYWAPKVDLEAVTALKPDLIILNNRQLKIYDQLEKVAPTVVLETNLEDWRGKFKEVGKLFGEEKKADKWIADYDKKADSLSKKIKEKTKDENFMFVAVTPQNFRVYGSFGYGDIIFNDLKLPATKGTDLKQTMAQVSLEGLVAFQPDQMFIVNFGGEADKVYEDYKNSAVWKDNKAVKNNHVYEVSNEIFNTKAFNPIGKDMLIDEIAKEILAKNK; from the coding sequence ATGAAACGTAAGCTATTTATTTTATTTACTATTATGCTTGTTGTTCTTTCTATCGTTGGCTGCTCTTCTCAAAAAGAAGAATCGAAAGCAAAAGAACAACCGAAAACAAAAGTTGTAAAACATGCTAAAGGTGAAGCAACAATTCCAGTAAATCCAAAGAGAATTGTTGACTTATCTGGATCAACAGAAGAACTATTACTTCTTGGACACAAACCTGTTGGTACAGCAAATACATATAAAGATAAAATCCAAAATCACTTAACAGATAAGTTAGATGGAGTAAAAGCAGTAGGTTGGTACTGGGCACCTAAAGTTGATTTAGAAGCTGTTACTGCTTTAAAACCAGACTTAATTATTTTAAACAACCGTCAATTAAAAATTTATGATCAACTAGAAAAGGTTGCACCTACAGTTGTTCTAGAAACAAACTTAGAAGACTGGCGTGGTAAATTTAAAGAAGTAGGTAAGCTATTTGGCGAAGAGAAGAAAGCAGACAAATGGATTGCAGACTACGATAAGAAAGCAGACTCTTTATCTAAAAAAATTAAAGAGAAAACAAAAGATGAGAACTTTATGTTCGTTGCAGTTACACCACAAAACTTCCGCGTATACGGCAGCTTCGGATACGGTGACATCATCTTTAATGACTTAAAACTTCCAGCAACAAAAGGTACAGATTTAAAACAAACAATGGCGCAAGTATCGCTAGAAGGTCTTGTTGCATTCCAACCTGATCAAATGTTTATTGTAAACTTTGGCGGCGAAGCTGATAAAGTTTACGAAGACTACAAAAACAGTGCCGTTTGGAAAGACAATAAAGCTGTGAAAAACAATCATGTATATGAAGTATCAAACGAAATCTTCAATACGAAAGCATTCAATCCAATCGGAAAAGATATGCTAATCGATGAAATCGCAAAAGAAATTTTAGCTAAGAATAAGTAA
- a CDS encoding BofC C-terminal domain-containing protein, whose protein sequence is MKWILIAVQAFVMMFCFVYETNVKAEGPVPEVTKKEPEVTILLERMYVDGEVSEEILTEKVVDLEKFLQQYKEWQLVDRDDVQIVLQKKVDDISPLLKTSGYFGVSEEGILQIFKGVPKSDNAIHSFFQIDMKKLESYERAKLKRGIRIKSKEGFVRTIEKMKQYAVQNKKKSSSW, encoded by the coding sequence ATGAAATGGATACTGATTGCGGTGCAAGCTTTCGTTATGATGTTTTGTTTCGTTTATGAAACGAATGTGAAGGCGGAAGGGCCAGTACCAGAAGTAACGAAAAAAGAACCCGAAGTTACAATTTTATTAGAGCGTATGTATGTTGATGGAGAAGTAAGTGAGGAAATACTTACAGAAAAAGTGGTGGATTTAGAAAAGTTTTTACAGCAGTATAAAGAATGGCAGCTCGTTGATCGTGATGATGTACAAATTGTATTGCAAAAGAAAGTTGATGATATTTCTCCGTTATTGAAAACGAGCGGTTATTTTGGCGTGTCAGAGGAAGGGATATTACAAATTTTCAAAGGTGTACCGAAAAGTGATAATGCGATTCACTCCTTCTTCCAAATTGATATGAAAAAGCTTGAGAGTTATGAGCGTGCGAAATTGAAGCGTGGTATTCGGATTAAATCAAAAGAAGGTTTTGTGAGAACGATTGAAAAAATGAAGCAATACGCAGTGCAAAATAAGAAAAAAAGCAGCTCATGGTGA
- a CDS encoding IscS subfamily cysteine desulfurase, whose translation MMIYLDYAATTPMSEEALQTYMKAASQYFGNEQSLHDIGGTASSLLQVCRKTFAEMIGGKEQGVFFTSGGSESNYLAIQSLLNARNKKHIITTPMEHASIRSYFQSLKSKGYTITEIPVDKSGLICLVDLEASITEDTVLASIQHGNSEIGTVQNITEIGAILKKYNVLFHTDCVQTFGKLPIHVFEMGIDSLSVSAHKIYGPKGVGACYINPQSRWEQVFPGTSHEKGFRPGTVNVPGIASFLTAAENILKTQWEESLRFKELRSYFLEQIQTLPLEIEVEGHSTSCLPHIVGVTIKGIEGQYTMLECNRHGIAISTGSACQVGKQEPSKTMLAIGKTYEEAKQYVRFSFGQQTTKDQIDTTIHALHTIGNQFYRGVKS comes from the coding sequence ATGATGATATATCTTGACTATGCAGCTACTACACCTATGAGCGAGGAAGCGTTACAAACATATATGAAAGCAGCTTCTCAATACTTCGGAAATGAACAAAGTTTACATGACATTGGAGGAACGGCTTCTTCTTTATTACAAGTTTGCCGAAAAACATTCGCGGAAATGATTGGTGGAAAAGAACAAGGAGTATTCTTCACAAGCGGTGGCTCAGAATCAAACTATCTTGCAATCCAATCACTTCTAAATGCCCGAAATAAGAAGCATATTATTACGACACCTATGGAACATGCATCCATTCGAAGTTATTTTCAATCTCTAAAATCAAAAGGCTATACGATCACTGAAATTCCTGTTGATAAAAGCGGACTCATTTGTTTAGTAGATTTAGAGGCATCTATTACAGAAGATACTGTGCTAGCAAGTATACAGCATGGAAACTCTGAAATCGGAACCGTTCAAAACATTACAGAAATCGGGGCAATTTTGAAAAAATATAATGTTTTATTTCATACGGATTGTGTGCAAACGTTTGGTAAACTGCCTATCCATGTTTTTGAGATGGGGATTGATAGTCTTTCTGTTTCAGCACATAAAATATACGGACCAAAAGGTGTCGGCGCTTGCTACATAAATCCGCAATCTCGCTGGGAACAAGTATTTCCAGGAACTTCTCACGAAAAAGGATTTCGCCCAGGTACAGTTAACGTTCCCGGCATCGCATCTTTTTTAACAGCTGCTGAAAATATATTAAAAACTCAATGGGAAGAAAGTTTACGTTTTAAAGAGTTACGATCCTACTTTTTAGAGCAAATACAAACACTTCCGCTAGAAATTGAAGTAGAAGGTCATTCTACTTCTTGTTTACCACATATTGTTGGGGTTACAATAAAAGGAATAGAAGGTCAATATACTATGCTAGAATGTAATCGTCATGGTATTGCCATTTCCACCGGAAGTGCTTGCCAAGTCGGTAAACAAGAACCTTCGAAAACCATGCTTGCAATTGGAAAAACGTATGAAGAGGCCAAACAATATGTCCGCTTCTCTTTCGGACAACAAACAACGAAAGATCAAATTGATACTACTATTCATGCACTACACACAATTGGAAATCAATTTTATAGAGGTGTTAAATCATAA
- the nadA gene encoding quinolinate synthase NadA, with protein sequence MSILEKVQPIETMLPERYHKMSKEDMEKRVHEIKEKMGKMLFIPGHHYQKDEVVQFSDAAGDSLQLAQVAASNKDAKYIVFCGVHFMAETADMLTTDDQIVILPDMRAGCSMADMADIEQTERAWKELTKLFGDTMIPLTYVNSTAAIKAFCGRNGGATVTSSNAKQMVSWAFTQKERLVFLPDQHLGRNTAYDLGIPLDKMAVWDPHTDSLEYDGDIEEIQVILWKGHCSVHQNFTVKNIENVRKNHPDMNIIVHPECCYEVVAASDYAGSTKYIIDMIESAPSGSKWAIGTEMNLVNRIIQQHPDKEIVSLNPFMCPCLTMNRIDLPHLLWALETIERGEEINVISVDKQVTAEAVLALNRMLERV encoded by the coding sequence ATGAGTATTTTAGAAAAAGTGCAACCAATTGAAACGATGTTACCGGAGCGTTATCACAAGATGTCAAAAGAAGATATGGAAAAGCGTGTTCATGAAATTAAAGAAAAAATGGGAAAAATGTTATTCATTCCAGGACATCATTACCAAAAAGATGAAGTGGTACAATTTTCAGATGCAGCAGGGGATTCACTTCAGCTTGCGCAAGTTGCAGCGAGCAATAAAGACGCAAAGTATATTGTGTTTTGCGGGGTGCACTTTATGGCGGAAACAGCAGATATGTTAACGACAGATGATCAAATCGTTATTTTGCCAGATATGCGTGCAGGATGTTCGATGGCAGATATGGCAGATATTGAACAAACAGAAAGAGCGTGGAAAGAGCTCACGAAATTATTTGGAGATACGATGATTCCGTTAACGTATGTGAACTCTACAGCTGCAATTAAAGCGTTTTGTGGTCGTAACGGAGGAGCAACAGTAACTTCTTCTAATGCAAAGCAAATGGTATCTTGGGCGTTTACTCAAAAAGAACGTCTCGTCTTTTTACCGGATCAACATTTAGGAAGAAATACAGCGTACGACTTAGGTATCCCGTTAGATAAAATGGCAGTATGGGATCCGCATACTGATTCTTTAGAGTACGATGGAGATATAGAAGAAATTCAAGTGATTTTATGGAAAGGTCATTGTTCAGTTCATCAAAACTTTACAGTGAAAAACATAGAGAATGTACGAAAAAATCATCCGGATATGAATATTATTGTACATCCAGAATGTTGCTATGAAGTTGTAGCTGCTTCAGATTATGCAGGGTCAACGAAATATATTATTGATATGATTGAATCAGCGCCATCTGGTAGCAAATGGGCGATTGGTACAGAAATGAATTTAGTGAATCGAATTATTCAGCAACATCCAGATAAAGAAATTGTTTCGCTTAATCCATTTATGTGTCCATGTTTAACGATGAACCGAATTGATCTGCCTCACTTATTATGGGCACTTGAAACGATAGAAAGAGGAGAAGAAATTAATGTTATTAGTGTAGATAAACAAGTAACGGCAGAAGCGGTTCTTGCATTAAATCGTATGTTAGAGCGTGTGTAA
- the queA gene encoding tRNA preQ1(34) S-adenosylmethionine ribosyltransferase-isomerase QueA: MDINLFDFHLPEELIAQVPLEDRETSRLMVLDRETGDIEHKHFTDILSYLHEGDCLVLNETKVMPARLHGVKEDTGAHIEVLLLKQEEGDKWETLVKPAKRVKEGTVISFGEGKLKATCTGTADQGGRQLEFSYDGIFYEILDELGEMPLPPYIKETLEDRDRYQTVYAKEIGSAAAPTAGLHFTEELLEKLKQKGVQLAFITLHVGLGTFRPVSADTIEEHHMHAEYYHMSEETAALLNRVKENGGRIITVGTTSTRTLETIATDHNGKLCAASGWTDIFMYPGYEFKAIDGLITNFHLPKSTLIMLVSAFANRDNVLHAYNEAVKEKYRFFSFGDAMFVASHAKMRNK, from the coding sequence ATGGATATAAATCTGTTTGATTTTCATTTACCAGAAGAACTTATTGCACAAGTCCCGTTAGAAGATCGTGAAACATCAAGATTAATGGTGTTAGACCGTGAAACAGGTGATATTGAGCATAAACATTTTACGGACATTCTTTCCTACTTACATGAGGGGGATTGTTTAGTTTTAAATGAAACGAAAGTTATGCCTGCTCGTTTGCATGGTGTGAAAGAAGATACAGGCGCACACATTGAAGTACTTCTTTTAAAACAAGAAGAGGGCGATAAGTGGGAAACGCTTGTAAAGCCAGCGAAACGTGTAAAAGAAGGAACTGTTATCTCTTTTGGCGAAGGAAAATTAAAAGCAACTTGCACAGGAACTGCAGATCAAGGTGGACGTCAGCTTGAATTTTCATATGACGGCATCTTCTATGAAATTTTAGATGAACTTGGGGAAATGCCACTTCCTCCATATATTAAAGAGACGCTAGAAGATCGCGATCGCTATCAAACAGTATATGCGAAAGAAATTGGTTCAGCAGCAGCGCCGACTGCGGGACTTCACTTTACAGAAGAGTTACTTGAGAAGTTAAAGCAAAAAGGCGTTCAGTTAGCATTCATTACACTTCACGTAGGACTTGGAACATTTAGACCAGTTTCTGCAGATACGATTGAAGAACACCATATGCACGCAGAATATTACCATATGTCTGAAGAGACAGCGGCATTATTAAATCGTGTAAAAGAGAATGGTGGACGTATTATTACTGTAGGTACGACATCAACTCGTACGTTAGAAACAATTGCAACAGATCATAACGGTAAGCTTTGCGCCGCTTCTGGATGGACAGATATTTTCATGTATCCGGGATATGAATTTAAAGCAATTGATGGTTTAATTACAAACTTCCACTTGCCGAAATCAACATTAATCATGCTTGTAAGTGCATTTGCAAATAGAGATAATGTACTTCATGCTTACAATGAAGCAGTAAAAGAAAAATATCGTTTCTTTAGCTTCGGTGATGCAATGTTCGTTGCATCTCACGCTAAAATGAGAAACAAATAA
- a CDS encoding DUF2905 domain-containing protein: MTEMPKLLITAGILLIVVGLAWKFIGRLPGDIFVKKGNVTFYFPIITCIVLSIVLSFIMYIINRFK; the protein is encoded by the coding sequence ATGACGGAGATGCCAAAGCTGCTTATTACAGCGGGGATCTTACTCATTGTTGTTGGATTAGCTTGGAAGTTCATTGGAAGGCTTCCAGGCGATATTTTTGTTAAAAAAGGAAACGTTACCTTTTATTTTCCTATCATTACATGTATTGTGTTAAGTATTGTATTATCTTTTATTATGTATATAATAAATCGATTCAAATAA
- a CDS encoding transcription repressor NadR, whose product MKQNEQKKILGEERRQLILQWLLAANEPLSGNELSKKTNVSRQVIVQDISLLKARNEPIIATAQGYLYLKPQEKQQAFERVIVCQHKPAEVRQELTMLVDHGVTIKDVKVEHPVYGDLTASIMVSNRFDVEQYLQKIENTNASYLSQLTDGIHLHTIEADSKEKLDAACKALDKAGFLVY is encoded by the coding sequence ATGAAACAAAATGAACAAAAAAAGATTTTAGGTGAAGAAAGACGACAGCTTATCCTCCAGTGGCTTCTCGCTGCAAATGAGCCGTTATCTGGAAATGAACTATCGAAGAAGACAAACGTAAGTAGGCAAGTTATCGTGCAAGATATTTCCTTACTTAAAGCACGAAACGAACCAATTATTGCGACTGCTCAAGGCTATTTATATTTAAAGCCACAAGAGAAACAACAAGCTTTTGAACGCGTAATCGTATGCCAGCACAAACCAGCAGAAGTACGTCAAGAACTTACAATGCTTGTTGATCACGGTGTTACGATTAAAGACGTAAAAGTTGAGCATCCTGTATACGGCGATTTAACAGCATCTATTATGGTAAGTAATCGCTTTGATGTAGAACAATATTTACAAAAAATAGAAAACACAAATGCTTCTTACCTTTCGCAACTAACAGATGGTATTCACTTACATACAATTGAGGCCGATTCTAAAGAAAAGTTAGATGCTGCTTGCAAGGCACTGGATAAAGCAGGATTTCTCGTTTATTAA
- the ruvB gene encoding Holliday junction branch migration DNA helicase RuvB: MDERLLSGESAYEDSDLEYSLRPQTLRQYIGQDKAKHNLEVFIEAAKMREETLDHVLLYGPPGLGKTTLANIIANEMGVNVRTTSGPAIERPGDLAAVLTALQPGDVLFIDEIHRLHRSIEEVLYPAMEDFCLDIVIGKGPSARSVRLDLPPFTLVGATTRAGALSAPLRDRFGVLSRLEYYTVDQLSAIVERTAEVFEVEIDSLAALEIARRARGTPRIANRLLRRVRDFAQVRGNGTVTMEITQMALELLQVDKLGLDHIDHKLLLGIIEKFRGGPVGLETVSATIGEESHTIEDVYEPYLLQIGFLQRTPRGRIVTPLAYEHFGMEIPKV, translated from the coding sequence ATGGACGAACGTCTCCTTTCAGGGGAATCTGCATATGAAGATTCGGATTTAGAATATTCATTACGGCCACAGACGCTCCGTCAGTATATTGGCCAAGATAAAGCGAAACATAATTTAGAAGTATTTATTGAAGCGGCGAAAATGCGTGAAGAAACGTTAGATCATGTGCTTTTATATGGACCACCAGGTCTTGGTAAAACGACGCTTGCGAATATTATTGCTAATGAAATGGGCGTTAATGTTAGAACAACTTCAGGTCCGGCAATTGAAAGACCAGGAGATTTAGCTGCTGTATTAACAGCGCTTCAGCCAGGAGATGTATTATTTATTGATGAAATTCATCGTTTGCATAGATCAATTGAAGAAGTATTGTATCCTGCAATGGAAGACTTTTGCCTTGATATCGTAATTGGAAAAGGGCCTTCAGCACGTTCTGTACGCCTAGATTTACCGCCATTTACATTAGTTGGAGCAACGACACGCGCCGGAGCATTATCAGCGCCGCTTCGTGACCGATTCGGTGTACTTTCAAGGTTAGAGTATTACACAGTAGATCAGCTTTCTGCGATTGTTGAACGTACAGCAGAAGTATTCGAAGTTGAAATTGATTCGTTAGCTGCACTAGAAATTGCAAGGCGTGCTCGTGGTACACCTCGTATTGCAAATCGTCTTTTAAGACGTGTACGTGATTTCGCGCAAGTTCGTGGTAACGGAACGGTTACGATGGAAATTACACAAATGGCATTAGAGCTACTGCAAGTAGATAAATTAGGTTTAGATCATATTGATCATAAATTACTGCTTGGTATTATTGAGAAATTCCGTGGTGGTCCAGTTGGATTAGAAACGGTTTCAGCAACAATTGGAGAAGAATCTCATACGATTGAAGATGTGTATGAGCCGTATTTATTACAAATTGGCTTTTTACAACGAACGCCAAGGGGCCGAATTGTAACGCCGCTTGCGTATGAACATTTCGGAATGGAGATACCAAAAGTATGA
- the ruvA gene encoding Holliday junction DNA helicase RuvA, whose product MFEYVTGYVEYVGPEYVVIDHNGIGYQIFTPNPYVFQRSKQEIRVYTYHYVREDIMALYGFKTREERLLFTKLLGVSGIGPKGALAILASGQTGQVVQAIEHEDEKFLVKFPGVGKKTARQMILDLKGKLADVVPDAFVDLFSDTERFDEKKGTSAELDEALEALRALGYAEREVSRVVPELLKESLTTDQYIKKALSLLLNGKR is encoded by the coding sequence TTGTTTGAATATGTTACAGGTTACGTGGAGTATGTAGGGCCGGAATATGTCGTAATTGATCATAATGGAATTGGTTATCAAATTTTCACACCGAATCCGTATGTATTTCAAAGAAGTAAGCAAGAAATCCGTGTCTATACATATCATTATGTGAGAGAAGATATTATGGCACTTTACGGGTTTAAAACACGTGAAGAGCGTTTATTATTTACAAAGTTGTTAGGCGTGTCTGGCATTGGGCCAAAAGGCGCTCTTGCAATTTTAGCTTCTGGTCAAACAGGACAGGTCGTTCAAGCGATTGAGCATGAAGATGAGAAGTTTTTAGTGAAATTCCCAGGCGTCGGAAAGAAAACAGCACGCCAAATGATTTTAGATTTAAAAGGAAAACTAGCAGATGTCGTACCAGATGCATTTGTTGATTTATTCTCAGACACAGAACGTTTTGATGAGAAGAAAGGTACATCAGCTGAGCTTGATGAGGCACTGGAAGCTCTGCGCGCACTTGGATACGCAGAACGCGAAGTTTCTCGCGTTGTACCAGAGTTATTAAAAGAATCATTAACGACGGATCAGTATATTAAAAAGGCACTTAGTCTTTTACTAAATGGTAAGAGGTGA
- the nadB gene encoding L-aspartate oxidase — protein sequence MPSADVLIIGSGVAALRVAKEICHEKNVIIITKETKRNNNTHLAQGGIAAAVATYDNPNDHFEDTLVAGCHYNNEEVVRYLVEEGPKEINNLIERGMKFDGDETGPHLGKEGAHRKRRILHAGGDATGKNLLEHLIQEVAPYVTVVEQEMVLDFIIEKDKCVGALTRNNKGELKRYNADYTVLASGGIGGLYAFTSNDETITGDGLAMVYRAGGELVDLEFIQFHPTMLYAGGRCSGLVSEAVRGEGAVLINGKGQRFMMDIHSEQDLAPRDVVARAIHEQLLVGEKVYLNIEMIQNFEQRFPTVSSICKTNGVDINKKLIPVVPGTHFHMGGVKTNCDGETSIPNLYAVGEVACNGVHGANRLASNSLLEGLVFGKRIGRHILSRETKEKVSMLAEKEAKFIVLNHLPTKEEIQKCMMKYVGIVRTEQSLSYAKRWLSKYGVRNMILQHDVLTNEEITLINMLTVCELIVVSALQREESIGGHYRSDYPDRNVGKKEIVRVKRKLQLV from the coding sequence ATGCCAAGTGCAGATGTCTTAATTATTGGAAGTGGCGTTGCGGCACTTCGTGTTGCAAAAGAGATTTGTCACGAAAAGAATGTGATTATTATCACAAAGGAGACGAAACGTAATAATAATACACATTTAGCTCAAGGTGGAATTGCCGCAGCGGTAGCTACATATGACAATCCTAATGATCATTTTGAAGATACGTTAGTAGCAGGGTGTCATTATAATAATGAAGAAGTGGTCCGTTATTTAGTCGAGGAAGGGCCGAAAGAAATTAATAACCTTATTGAAAGAGGAATGAAATTTGATGGAGATGAAACAGGTCCTCATCTTGGAAAAGAAGGAGCGCATCGAAAACGTCGTATTTTACATGCAGGTGGCGATGCAACAGGAAAGAATTTATTAGAGCATCTTATTCAAGAAGTAGCTCCATACGTTACGGTAGTGGAACAGGAAATGGTGCTCGATTTTATTATAGAAAAAGATAAATGTGTTGGGGCTTTAACTCGTAACAATAAAGGAGAACTGAAACGTTACAATGCAGATTATACGGTGTTAGCTTCAGGCGGTATTGGCGGTTTATACGCCTTTACTTCTAATGATGAGACAATTACAGGCGATGGACTTGCAATGGTGTACCGTGCAGGCGGAGAGCTTGTAGATTTAGAGTTTATACAATTTCATCCGACGATGTTATACGCGGGTGGGCGTTGTTCCGGCCTCGTGTCCGAAGCTGTTCGCGGAGAAGGAGCTGTTCTTATAAATGGAAAAGGGCAGCGTTTTATGATGGATATACATTCCGAACAGGATCTAGCGCCTCGTGATGTAGTCGCAAGGGCTATTCATGAACAGCTACTTGTGGGTGAAAAAGTGTACTTAAACATCGAAATGATTCAAAACTTTGAACAACGCTTTCCGACCGTGTCATCGATATGTAAAACAAATGGAGTCGATATAAATAAAAAACTTATTCCAGTCGTGCCCGGTACTCATTTTCACATGGGCGGCGTGAAAACGAACTGTGATGGAGAGACGTCTATTCCGAACCTATACGCAGTCGGTGAAGTAGCTTGTAATGGGGTTCATGGTGCAAATAGATTAGCGAGTAATTCATTATTAGAAGGTCTTGTGTTTGGAAAAAGAATCGGACGACACATTTTATCTAGAGAGACAAAAGAAAAGGTGAGCATGCTAGCCGAAAAGGAAGCGAAGTTTATCGTTCTGAATCATTTACCGACGAAAGAAGAAATACAAAAATGCATGATGAAATATGTTGGGATTGTGCGAACAGAGCAAAGTTTATCTTATGCGAAGAGATGGCTTAGTAAGTACGGTGTTCGAAATATGATATTACAACATGATGTTCTTACGAATGAAGAGATAACACTTATTAATATGTTAACGGTTTGTGAGCTTATAGTTGTGTCAGCTCTGCAAAGAGAAGAAAGTATTGGTGGGCATTACCGGAGTGATTATCCAGATAGAAATGTAGGAAAGAAAGAGATTGTTCGAGTAAAGAGAAAACTACAACTTGTGTGA
- a CDS encoding YhcN/YlaJ family sporulation lipoprotein, whose amino-acid sequence MNTKVKVIAASLLVTSALAACGTPKDNNAMDGRNYNYERTSYNDTHQYRDNVTRNDRYTDYVTYRNGRNDTGYNNYYRDVNYNGQIANPHPTRNITMNNSYINNDGKTAEKITNRVKRMNNVDRVSTVVYGNDVAIAVKPRNTVTNETAMANEIRQAVVNEVGNRNVYVSVRNDMFTRVDAMSTRLRNGTVTNDFNRDIGNMFRDIRYGLTGTMR is encoded by the coding sequence TTGAATACGAAAGTAAAAGTGATTGCTGCTTCTTTGTTAGTTACCAGTGCATTAGCTGCATGTGGTACACCAAAAGATAACAATGCAATGGATGGACGTAACTACAATTACGAGCGTACATCTTATAATGATACACACCAGTATCGTGATAATGTAACGCGTAATGATCGCTATACAGATTATGTAACATATAGAAATGGTCGTAACGATACAGGATATAACAATTATTACCGAGATGTAAATTACAACGGTCAAATTGCTAATCCACATCCAACACGTAATATTACAATGAATAATTCATACATTAACAATGATGGTAAAACAGCAGAAAAAATTACAAATCGTGTGAAACGTATGAATAACGTGGACCGTGTGTCTACAGTTGTATATGGAAACGATGTGGCGATTGCGGTAAAACCGCGTAATACAGTGACAAATGAAACGGCGATGGCGAACGAAATTCGTCAAGCTGTTGTAAATGAAGTTGGAAACAGAAATGTCTATGTTTCTGTAAGAAATGATATGTTTACTCGTGTCGATGCAATGAGCACACGCCTACGTAACGGTACAGTTACAAACGATTTTAATCGTGATATAGGAAATATGTTCCGAGACATTCGTTACGGTTTAACTGGTACTATGCGATAG